The following proteins are encoded in a genomic region of Brachypodium distachyon strain Bd21 chromosome 1, Brachypodium_distachyon_v3.0, whole genome shotgun sequence:
- the LOC100835592 gene encoding uncharacterized protein LOC100835592: protein MRPPSPPRPLAFPTLDSLAAYLKPRLPGPALASWGTAPGTKNLLNLFLELSCGDCTLLPAAASSPPAALVVRAVHVATVRIRNRRGALLVETRQLLSDGTLRRRGPRPLSEKMRPGETPEAAAARAVREELGELVRVRILGPEAEPRRVEERDSASYPGLPARYVLHAVDAEVVEGVPEDGEFDTEEAGEGEGHDGGGVAITVKRHYWAWIDDQEDHRDAGAPAAEAEAVAAQ from the coding sequence ATgcggccgccatcgccgccgcggccgctggcCTTCCCGACCCTGGACTCCCTGGCGGCGTACCTCAAGCCGCGCCTTCCAGGCCCCGCGCTCGCCTCCTGGGGCACGGCGCCGGGGACGAAGAACCTCCTTAACCTCTTCCTCGAGCTCTCCTGCGGCGACTGCAcgctcctccccgccgccgcctcctcccctcccgcGGCTCTCGTCGTGCGCGCCGTCCACGTGGCCACCGTCCGCATCCGCAACCGCCGGGGCGCGCTGCTCGTCGAGACCCGCCAGCTGCTCTCCGACGGcacgctccgccgccgggggCCCCGGCCGCTGTCCGAGAAGATGCGCCCGGGGGAAACCCctgaggccgccgccgcccgcgccgtccgCGAGGAGCTCGGCGAGCTCGTCCGTGTCCGGATCTTGGGCCCGGAGGCGGAGCCGCGGCGCGTGGAGGAGCGGGATTCCGCGTCCTACCCTGGCCTCCCCGCCAGGTACGTGCTGCACGCGGTGGACGCCGAGGTGGTCGAGGGCGTCCCCGAGGACGGGGAGTTCGAcacggaggaggccggcgagggcgagggccACGACGGCGGAGGCGTGGCCATCACCGTGAAGCGCCACTACTGGGCATGGATCGACGACCAGGAGGACCACAGGGACGCcggcgcgccggccgccgaggccgaggccgtcgCTGCGCAGTAG
- the LOC100832312 gene encoding 21 kDa protein codes for MAGSGARILLAALLLAFAAAAASSSSPAKGGGATAATDFIRKSCRATQYPSVCVQSLSSFSKPPPRSPRELARAALSVSADRARSASAYVGRLRGVAGGGPAKGPAGDCMENMADSVGHLRDAARELGSGLGRAGSAGFRWHLSNVQTWCSAALTDENTCLDGLSSSSSSRGADAGTRAAIRSKVVEVAQVTSNALALVNRVGPGY; via the coding sequence AtggctggctccggcgctcgcatcctcctcgccgcgctgCTCCTGGCCttcgcggccgcggcggcttcctcttcatcaccagcgaagggcggcggcgcgacggcCGCCACGGACTTCATCCGCAAGTCGTGCCGCGCGACGCAGTACCCGTCGGTGTGCGTGCAGAGCCTGTCCTCCTTCagcaagccgccgccgcggagcccGCGGGAGCTGGCCCGCGCGGCCCTGTCCGTGAGCGCGGACCGGGCccggtcggcgtcggcgtACGTGGGCCGGCTtcgcggcgtcgccggcggggGCCCCGCGAAGGGCCCGGCGGGCGACTGCATGGAGAACATGGCGGACAGCGTGGGCCACCTCCGGGACGCGGCGCGGGAGCTGGGCTCcgggctgggccgggccggctcGGCGGGGTTCAGGTGGCACCTGAGCAACGTGCAGACGTGGTGCAGCGCGGCGCTCACCGACGAGAACACCTGCCTGGACGGgctctcgtcgtcgtcgtcgtcccgcggcgccgacgccggcacGCGCGCCGCCATCCGGAGCAAGGTCGTCGAGGTCGCGCAGGTCACCAGCAACGCCCTCGCCCTCGTCAACCGGGTCGGGCCCGGATACTAG
- the LOC100832934 gene encoding ubiquitin carboxyl-terminal hydrolase MINDY-2 → MSTDPPPLPPPAPPPGAVDPEPPAPPLEPPEVMHKTRTVDFLGRRTPIVYQNDNGPCPLLAICNVLLLKNVINLDPDAGEVSQPKLLSLVADRLILSDSSMQGKDEEYVRNWEHNISDAIDLLPRLTTGIDVNVMFRKVDDFEFTRERAIFDLLDIPLYHGWIVDPQDTDTATAIGSKSYNALASGLAEFKSGKPTEEDKHVMAEETVDFAAATAAALGVPSPSVSREMSFDENTLAGSAELQIRRGDREEDEELRRVLSLSKAESAGAVDGSVSFSTSQNHSSSNMEETTHSESFGLEAPEVVGLANKEEHGSHALIHGPILQNANSVANVSKFESSESKQASVSKEIEDDGKRDMLAEHSDIPVLSSESSLACPPRDSFVTDDQPAAPASDLSEANKETCPDLAEANKETCKEHSAMQIHEPQATSAETSCDSATVTSQTTTSSARPELDEKIDSLDAPELVSSSIQGSEPIYQGEEHILGSANMAYQNQEPVYEGEVVLAEQADNDKTGESSECLENGAADHQWDLIDNFLQNTANQLTVYGLFCLQEGLKERELCVFFRNNHFNTMFKYNGSLYLLATDQGFFSQIDLVWQKLDEVNGDGVFLTSNFTPFKAETPRNDSWNEQQAMTTTADYLSQFDNSTLPNSSGNSDLELAIALQQQEFERQPQRQQPPPQQQSQQQQQQQQTQQTSNQSYGAGRPALVVGPRQRTSAPPPARSESKKDKCIVM, encoded by the exons ATGTCCACAGACCCGCCCCCGctccctccgccggcgccgccgccgggcgcgGTGGATCCCGAGCCGCCCGCACCGCCCCTCGAGCCCCCTGAGGTGATGCACAAGACGAGGACCGTTGacttcctcggccgccgcaCCCCCATCGTCTACCAGAACGACAACGGCCCGTGCCCGCTCCTCGCCATCT GCAACGTGTTGCTATTGAAGAATGTGATCAACCTGGACCCGGATGCTGGCGAGGTGTCGCAGCCGAAGCTGCTCTCGCTCGTAGCTGACCGCCTCATTCTATCCGACAGCAGTATGCAG GGCAAGGACGAGGAGTATGTCCGTAACTGGGAGCACAATATCTCAGACGCTATAGACCTTCTCCCGCGTCTTACCACCGGCATCGACGTGAATGTGATGTTCAGAAA GGTTGACGACTTTGAGTTCACCAGAGAGCGCGCCATATTTGACCTTCTGGATATCCCGTTATACCACGGATGGATAGTGGATCCTCAG GATACTGACACTGCTACGGCCATTGGATCCAAGTCATACAATGCTCTTGCTTCTGGGCTTGCTGAATTTAAGTCAGGGAAACCAACAGAAGAGGATAAACATGTTATGGCGGAAGAAACTGTTGATTTTGCTgctgcaacagcagcagcattaGGGGTTCCTTCACCTAGTGTTTCTCGAGAGATGTCATTTGATGAAAATACACTCGCAGGTTCAGCTGAACTGCAAATAAGACGAGGCGATCgtgaggaggacgaggaacTAAGGAGAGTCCTCAGTCTATCTAAAGCTGAAAGTGCGGGTGCTGTTGATGGATCTGTTTCCTTCAGCACTTCACAGAATCATTCATCTTCCAATATGGAGGAAACAACACATAGTGAGAGCTTTGGATTAGAGGCACCTGAGGTGGTAGGACTGGCAAATAAGGAGGAACATGGCAGCCATGCTTTGATTCATGGTCCTATATTACAGAATGCAAATTCTGTTGCTAATgttagcaaatttgagtcttCAGAATCCAAACAAGCTTCGGTGTCTAAAGAAATAGAGGATGACGGGAAAAGAGATATGTTAGCAGAGCACTCTGATATACCTGTTCTATCTTCAGAATCTTCTCTTGCTTGCCCTCCTCGTGACTCTTTTGTTACCGATGACCAacctgctgctcctgcttctGATCTCAGTGAAGCTAATAAAGAAACCTGCCCTGATCTTGCTGAAGCTAATAAAGAGACCTGCAAAGAGCATTCTGCTATGCAAATTCATGAACCCCAGGCTACTAGTGCTGAGACCAGCTGTGACTCAGCAACTGTAACTAGTCAAACTACTACTAGTTCTGCTAGACCAGAGTTGGATGAGAAAATTGATTCTTTAGATGCTCCTGAGCTTGTCTCTTCAAGTATTCAGGGAAGTGAGCCAATCTATCAAGGAGAAGAACACATACTTGGCTCTGCAAACATGGCATATCAAAATCAAGAGCCGGTGTATGAGGGTGAGGTGGTTCTTGCTGAACAGGCTGACAATGACAAGACTGGGGAAAGTAGTGAATGCTTGGAAAATGGGGCTGCGGACCATCAAT GGGACCTGATTGATAATTTTCTACAGAACACAGCTAACCAGCTGACTGTCTATGG TTTGTTCTGTCTACAAGAGGGTCTTAAGGAAAGAGAGCTATGTGTTTTCTTCCGTAATAACCACTTCAATACTATGTTCAAG TACAATGGAAGTCTATATCTCTTAGCAACTGATCAGGGTTTTTTCAGCCAAATTGATTTGGTATGGCAAAAGTTGGATGAG GTGAATGGAGATGGTGTTTTTCTCACTAGTAACTTCACACCATTTAAGGCTGAAACTCCCAGAAATGATTCCTGGAATGAACAGCAAGCCATGACGACTACTGCT GACTATCTTTCTCAATTTGACAATTCCACTCTGCCAAACTCATCTGGAAA CTCTGATCTAGAGCTAGCTATAGCACTTCAACAACAGGAGTTTGAACGGCAACCTCAACGACAGCAGCCTCCACCACAGCAGCAGTcacagcaacaacagcagcagcaacagacGCAGCAGACATCCAATCAATCATATGGCGCAGGCCGGCCAGCCCTTGTTGTTGGTCCAAGG CAAAGGACGAGTGCCCCACCACCGGCAAGAAGCGAGTCGAAGAAAGACAAGTGCATTGTGATGTAA
- the LOC100832624 gene encoding lysophospholipid acyltransferase LPEAT2, which produces MASRNPIPASLSTPLLSDSITPSRVANGHANHHHEAAASVCEGGDPFAFLSEDRPPQPREASPADPFRNGTPSWGDAYGWARTLLLLPVAVARLVLFGLAIAIGYAATWVALRGWTDSRERPREGAGPMPAWRRRLMWVTRISARFILFSFGYHWIRKKGKPAARELAPIVVSNHVSYIDPIFFFYELFPTIVSSDSHDAIPFVGTIIRAMQVIYVDRFSQASRKAAVNEIKRKAAGNSFPRVLLFPEGTTTNGRFLISFQHGAFIPGYPVQPVVVRYPHVHFDQSWGNISLGKLMFKMFTQFHNFMEVEYLPIVYPPEIKQENALHFAENTSYAMAHALNVLPTSYSYADSMIMARAVEAGKENCSNYMVEMAWVKEAYGVSTTEAMELLEHFLAMNPDSNARVKARDFWALFGLDCSPLCKKIFHYFDFENKESITFRQFLIGCAHLRKQPLFEGACLTAFEKCKDPETSTISPVQLADALRSSILPPADIAMPKLFQTFDADDKISKDDFIACLARFPFLIALFAARINGEVYIEIV; this is translated from the exons ATGGCCTCGCGAAACCCTATCCCCGCCTCCCTCTCCACCCCGCTCCTCTCCGACTCCATCACGCCCTCCCGCGTCGCCAACGGCCACGCGAACCACCACCACGAGGCCGCCGCGTCGGTATGCGAGGGAGGAGACCCCTTCGCGTTCCTCTCGGAGGAtcggccgccgcagccgcgggAGGCGTCCCCCGCCGACCCGTTCCGCAACGGGACGCCGTCGTGGGGCGACGCGTACGGGTGGGCCAGGACGCTGCTGCTCTTGCCGGTCGCGGTGGCGCGGCTGGTGCTGTTCGGGCTGGCCATCGCGATCGGGTACGCCGCCACGTGGGTGGCGCTGCGCGGGTGGACCGACTCGAGGGAGCGGCCGAGGGAGGGCGCCGGCCCCATGCCGGCCTGGCGCCGCCGGCTCATGTGGGTCACGCGGATCTCCGcgcgcttcatcctcttctCTTTCGG GTATCATTGGAtcagaaagaaaggaaagccTGCGGCTAGGGAACTTGCACCTATAGTTGTTTCCAATCATGTATCGTACATAGATCCCATATTCTTCTTCTATGAATTGTTCCCCACCATTGTTTCTTCGGATTCCCATGATGCCATACCATTTGTTGGGACAATCATAAGAGCAATGCAG GTTATATATGTTGATAGATTCTCTCAAGCTTCAAGGAAGGCAGCTGTGAATGAAATAAAG AGAAAGGCGGCTGGCAATAGCTTTCCGCGAGTCCTGTTGTTTCCTGAAGGCACCACAACAAACGGGAGATTTCTGATTTCATTCCAACATGGAGCATTCATACCTGGCTACCCTGTTCAACCTGTTGTTGTTCGTTATCCACATGTGCACTTTGACCAGTCATG GGGAAATATATCACTAGGGAAGCTCATGTTCAAGATGTTCACCCAGTTTCACAATTTCATGGAG GTAGAGTACCTCCCTATTGTTTACCCGCCTGAGATCAAGCAAGAGAACGCCCTTCATTTTGCAGAGAAT ACCAGCTATGCTATGGCACATGCCCTTAATGTTTTACCGACGTCTTATTCATATGCTGACTCAATGATTATGGCAAGAGCAGTAGAAGCTGGAAAG GAGAATTGCTCAAATTATATGGTGGAAATGGCTTGGGTAAAAGAA GCTTATGGCGTCAGCACAACAGAAGCAATGGAACTCTTGGAGCACTTTTTGGCTATGAATCCGGACAGCAA TGCGCGTGTTAAAGCACGAGATTTTTGGGCTCTTTTTGGTCTAGACTGCAGTCCTCTATGCAAGAAG ATATTTCACTACTTCGATTTCGAAAATAAAGAGTCCATCACATTCCGTCAG TTTCTGATCGGGTGTGCGCACCTCAGAAAGCAGCCCTTGTTTGAGGGTGCGTGTTTAACCGCGTTCGAGAAGTGCAAGGACCCTGAAACATCTACCATCTCCCCGGTGCAGCTAGCCGATGCACTCCGGTCGAGCATTCTTCCGCCAGCAGATATCGCG ATGCCGAAGCTGTTCCAGACGTTTGATGCTGACGATAAAATCAGCAAGGACGATTTCATAGCATGCCTTGCTAGGTTCCCTTTCTTGATCGCTCTCTTTGCCGCCCGGATCAACGGGGAAGTTTACATCGAGATAGTATGA
- the LOC100834975 gene encoding lipid transfer-like protein VAS, with the protein MWSRGLTRLLLQALAVAGACMSAAVAQEQATAAASGVPPCASKLAPCGAYLKDTTGAEPPASCCDPLKEVATTEAACMCAVLADTAALQALGVAPEQGMGLALRCGVNTDASTCAKYTAAAGAGAATAGSTSTAASSASTGTAASTAAMPTTSGGTGHHMSLMAARSLIVGFSFIWLMIVA; encoded by the exons ATGTGGAGCCGTGGCCTTACGCGCCTTCTTCTGCAAGCCCtggccgtcgccggcgcctgcATGTCCGCGGCGGTTGCACAGGAGcaggccacggcggcggcgtcgggcgtGCCGCCGTGCGCGTCCAAGCTCGCGCCGTGCGGGGCGTACCTGAAGGACACGACGGGCGCCGAGCCGCCGGCGTCGTGCTGCGACCCGCTCAAGGAGGTGGCGACGACCGAGGCGGCGTGCATGTGCGCCGTGCTCGCCGACACGGCCGCGCTGCAGGCGCTCGGCGTCGCGCCGGAGCAAGGCATGGGCCTCGCCCTGCGCTGCGGCGTCAACACCGACGCCTCCACCTGCGCCAAgtacaccgccgccgccggtgcag GTGCGGCCACTGCaggtagtactagtactgcCGCTTCTTCAGCATCCACGGGAACTGCTGCTTCTACGG CGGCCATGCCAACGACCAGCGGAGGCACCGGGCATCACATGAGTTTGATGGCTGCACGTTCCTTGATAGTAGGCTTCAGTTTCATCTGGTTGATGATTGTGGCTTAG